A genomic segment from uncultured Desulfuromonas sp. encodes:
- a CDS encoding epoxyqueuosine reductase QueH, whose product MTRTCPSQSELSSKVVTLKPKMLLHACCAPCSSSVVERLQEDYDLTVFYDNPNIHPEQEYLIRRDELVRWCETLDLPLIVSEYTPQQWHERVVGYEQEPERGERCTLCYQMRLERTAKAAVEGGFDLFTTVLSISPHKDAPRINRLGCEVAQQFGSVFYQADFKKQGGFQRSLELSRQWGFYRQNYCGCCYSLAESEQRRQQRSKTSGEGN is encoded by the coding sequence ATGACTCGAACCTGCCCAAGTCAGTCGGAGCTGTCGTCAAAAGTGGTGACCCTGAAGCCGAAGATGTTGCTGCATGCCTGTTGCGCACCGTGCAGCAGTTCTGTTGTGGAACGGCTGCAGGAGGATTACGATTTAACTGTTTTTTACGACAATCCCAATATTCATCCCGAACAGGAATATCTGATCCGGCGCGATGAGCTGGTGCGTTGGTGTGAAACTCTTGACTTGCCTCTGATTGTCAGTGAATACACGCCACAGCAATGGCATGAACGCGTCGTTGGCTACGAGCAGGAACCGGAGCGGGGGGAGCGCTGTACCCTGTGTTATCAGATGCGTCTGGAGCGCACTGCCAAGGCTGCAGTCGAGGGGGGCTTTGATCTGTTCACGACGGTGCTGTCGATTTCACCGCATAAAGATGCGCCGCGTATCAACCGGCTTGGTTGCGAAGTGGCGCAGCAGTTCGGCAGTGTTTTTTATCAGGCTGATTTCAAGAAACAAGGTGGTTTCCAACGCAGCCTGGAGCTGTCTCGGCAATGGGGTTTTTACCGCCAGAATTATTGTGGCTGTTGTTATTCTCTGGCGGAAAGTGAACAGCGCCGACAGCAGCGTTCGAAAACGTCTGGTGAAGGGAACTGA
- a CDS encoding UDP-2,3-diacylglucosamine diphosphatase: MEKVLSIQLPPSRTTAIVRAMKDLFIADAHLTRPDEAAYRHLLSFLQQQRGQVRTLILLGDIFEFWVGYRHCVFSAYLPLLHELQQLHAAGTRIVMVEGNHDFHVGPFFTDILDATVFPDDGMVQLDHTTVALNHGDTLSPTRSYLILRGFFRSCFARFLIRIFPGDLTWKIGDILGVLSKKKSRRQPRTEYRLPEQAIRQQAQKRLDNGADLFLCGHFHQARLWQEGKKTVAIVGNWGDTCHYGKLENNRFTLETYQPTSTTSS, translated from the coding sequence ATGGAAAAGGTTCTCTCAATTCAGTTGCCGCCCTCTCGGACGACTGCTATAGTACGCGCCATGAAAGATCTGTTTATCGCCGATGCCCACCTAACCCGGCCCGACGAGGCGGCATACCGCCACCTGCTGAGTTTTTTGCAACAGCAGCGTGGACAGGTGCGCACGCTGATTCTGCTCGGCGATATCTTTGAGTTCTGGGTGGGCTATCGCCACTGTGTGTTCAGCGCATATTTGCCCCTGCTCCACGAACTGCAACAACTTCACGCAGCCGGCACACGCATTGTGATGGTGGAAGGCAACCACGATTTTCATGTCGGTCCTTTTTTCACAGACATCCTTGATGCCACCGTGTTTCCGGATGACGGTATGGTGCAACTGGACCATACAACCGTCGCGTTAAACCATGGTGACACCCTGTCACCAACGCGTAGCTATCTCATATTACGTGGTTTTTTCCGTAGCTGCTTCGCCCGTTTTCTCATCCGAATTTTCCCCGGCGACCTCACCTGGAAAATTGGCGATATTCTCGGCGTGCTCAGCAAGAAAAAAAGTCGTCGTCAACCGCGCACCGAGTACAGACTCCCTGAGCAAGCGATTCGCCAACAGGCGCAAAAGCGCCTGGATAACGGTGCCGACCTGTTCCTGTGTGGCCACTTCCATCAGGCCCGACTCTGGCAAGAAGGCAAAAAAACCGTCGCCATTGTCGGCAACTGGGGTGACACCTGTCACTATGGAAAACTTGAAAACAACCGTTTTACGCTGGAAACCTATCAGCCGACCAGCACCACGTCTTCCTGA